The DNA segment ATCCACAAGTTAACGGTGGATTTGGACAGAGCAAAAGAAGATTGCCGTGGTGTGAAGGAAGCCCACGAGGAGGAAAAAGAGAATTTGCTTCGTCTGATGTACACTGTGACCAAACAGTCAGAGGCTTCGTCTGCACCGCCCGATGCATCGCCCACTATGCCATATGTTTCATCGTCGACTACACCATACATTCAATCATCCACCAATCCGACAACTCAATCCACCACACCTTCCACCCAATCTCTTGCTGCTAGGTTGACTGTTTCCACACCGAATATTAAGGATAAGGTAACTTGTTTTTCCTGTTGCATTTTCAACATTACTTAATGCATCAATTTCTCTAGTTATTCATCCACTCGAATTTTTACTTACTTGGCTAACGAAGTGGAGAAACTACAATTCAAAGAGCCTTGGTACCCACCTAAGACAATATACCCCAACGTCTCCGAATTTCGGGCTATTATCGAAATAGGGGAACCATTCAGTGGGATACGTTCGCACGAACTGTGACACTATCGTTGTGAGTTCgcttgacaaaaataatcaacGCTCATTCGCTTGCCACTTGAAAAAATGCTCAGCATTCATTGGAAAGAATGGTGGCAATAACGATGGTGGTACAACGTCTGATGGTCACGATGGCTCAAAAGTAGAGAGTGAAGTCGTAGCGAATCCTTCATCTCAGGCTTTGAATTTGAATGGCTTTCCACCGGTCGGGATAGAATCTGAATCGGATATGTAATCCAATCTTCCAGTATAGGGGCCAACGACAGTGTTGTACTTGATGTCTAATGTTCTACctaaaaatcactttgttTTTGTAAGTAATGTTTTCATAGTTGTTTGTTTCCGTGACagttcattattttgtttctgattttaTCCCTGGCCTGTCAATTACGATATTacatcaataaaaagaaaattggatttttttttattcagcGAAAGGTTTAATTCTATTTGCAAAATAATGGTGCACACGCACGTTGTAGCCTCagttgttatttatttatgatcCAAATCCGCCACCGAAACTACCACCTCGTCGCCTGAATCCGTTGTTGTTACGGCCTCCATATCGTGAACCATAATTTGAGCCGAAATTGTTGCCACCACCTCGTGAATTACCTCCGGACCACCCGCCTCGAAAATTATTTCCGGAATTGTTACCACCAAAATTTCCGGAATTGTTACCACCAAAATTTCCGGAATAGTTGCCGCCAAAACTTCCGGATCCATTTCCTCGTCCGAATTTACCTCCTCCCTGTCCACTTGGAAAAGATCTTGGTGCTGAACGTTGACTCAGTGGCGTTATGCCCGTTTCGCGTACAATTTCATGATCACCTGCATCCATTACACACAATTGCTCTACAACGGCTATCAAATTTCGGAATGGCTCATCAAGATTCAAAATATCTTCTGGTGATTCGGATGCCATTATTATCAAATTCTCCAGAGCAGGTCGTAGGGCAGCTATCAGTGAGGCTTCGTACGGATCCATTTCATAATTCAGCCAACCATCAAGCCTAACTGTTTTTTGGTCGatcatttcaacttttctcGATCCGAACAATATCAAATGAATGGGCGCCACCATTGTCATCTGTTTACAGGACACTGCTCGTGTTCTGATTTTCTCGccgaaaacgaaaaatggatATGGGAATGTGACAGCCAAATTTGTGCAATTAACTGAAGTTTTATGGATAAGAGCTGCCTTCGATTCGGTTGTCAACACTTTACGCTTCTCTTTGTGGTAGCAAACATTTGGATATAATCCCATGCATAACAAAGCGAGGGTCATGTCCAATTTCGGATCGGATCCATTTTGATCAATGTGCATGTTAAGGATGGTCTCTTCGGGAAAACCGGATTGTTGCAATAAGTCCAGTAGTTGTCGCTTAGCCTCAAACATGACACGCATTGTGGGCAACTGTAGACCCTTCCATTCACAAAATCTTATTTCCTCATCTTCACCTTTATCTCGTGCGCGATTCCACATATGCGAGGCTACCAACATTGCCACATGATCGGAGTGTTTAGTTCCTCCCAATGCTTTTTGATGATTACTCAGACGCCGTTGTCCTAAATCTAGGGTGAAGACTTCTGAGAATGTGCCCGAATAAGCTGCCATTGCTCCCAATGCATCACCACAAAGGAAAATGCAGCCAAGGACCATCATCTTACCAAGTCGGGGTTCTAtataaaaaattgacaaaatcaGCCAAATTGCATTATGCGAATGATTCGGCATTTACCTATTGGCAAGCGAGCTAGAATTTTACCCAACGGACTCAAATCATCGTTTTCGTTTAGGCATTTCAGATCTCTGAGCACGACTTCTGCTTCAATAACTGCGTCCAGTGGTGGAGGCTCGATAGCTTGAGAGAGAAAAGACTGAATGAAACGGCTAAATACGAACGGAATTTTTAATCTAAGTTTACCTTTCGACAGAAACTGCCCAATCGCTCCGAGTCTGAGCAACTAGAAGTAAAATATGACGAAATGTGATGTGAATTTAACAAGTTATGTTGAACACTTACCTTGATGCTCAATGCCAATTCATGTAAAGGAGTACGAAACATTTCCGGTGTCAAATGTTCTTCCAATTTTGCGAAACGTGCTCGGGAACACAATGTGAAACAAAAACCAGGACGAACTCGACCTGCACGACCTTTCCGTTGTTCCAAATTAGTTTTTGATGCCCAAACCGTAGCATAGCTTGTCATGTTATTGTGAGAGGTGAACAGTTTCATTCGAGCTTTGCAAATATCGATCACATACACCTGATGAGTACAACAagttcgaataaatttttgttgttagtGATTTTGGAAGAGGAGGTAGTTACAATGTCGTCGATTGTGATCGAAGTTTCAGCAATGTTCGTTGATAGAATGATCTTTGTGACACCCGGCGGCACAGGCTCGAAAACTTTTCTTTGGTCTTCTCGTGGAATCTGGGAGTGACATggcaaaattcgaaattctgaTCCACCGAATCGACCAGATTGCAAATGTTTCATCAAAGCAAAGATCAAATTCCAGCCGGGCAGGAAAATCAAAACTGCGCCAGGTACATTTTTCTGCTTTATGAAGAGCAGCAATGCTTCGATAAGCTCAAAGCTCACATCAGACTCGGACATTGCAGCCATTGCTGCTTTGGTTTCATTCGAATAGTTACCAGCGAGAatcgttttgtttaaattctgATCACCATCTGTCTCAATGCCAACCATTTCTGATTCGTCGTCACGTTTTCTCTTACGACTTTCTGGACTCGGAACAAATTTAGTCATCTCGATGCAATCTTCCAAAAATAATTGGGTGACTGGATGGGCCCGGCCAGGAATCTCTACCACAGGACATTTGCCAAAATATTCGGAGAATAACGATGTGTCTATAGTGGCTGACATTAAAATGACACGCAAATCTGGATAGGTGTGAACCATGTCTCTTAGCACAACCAATATGAAGTCACTGTTAACATCTCGTTCGTGGATTTCATCGACAATGACATGTGACACTCCTCGCAGTCCGGCTTCTAGCTTTCGCAGTAAAACACCGATTGTGCAAAACATTATGGATCCGAAAGGTCGAGGCAGACATGACTCAAATCGAACTGAATAGCCAACAGATTCACCGATATTCTCGTTACGTTCAACTGCAATTCGTTCAGACACACTGACTGCACTAATTCGTCGCGGTTGTGTAACGGCAATGTTGCACCAAGCGCCCTGTCCAGAATTGGTATAGTCCTCTAAAATGTACTGTGCAATCTGTGTGGTTTTTCCGCAGCCCGTGGCTCCTTTAACGATAACAACGGAGTTGTCATTGATTAGTGTCATGATTTCGTTCTTCATCGCAGCGACGGGTAATGTTTCCCGGAATTTCATTCTATCGATGAGCTCGTTATCACTTTGAATTTTGTCCCGTGAAATTTGAAGCAGTTCGTCGCTCAATTGTTCCAGGGTAGCTGTGGCTAAGTATCCCTCATCAATGTTACATGCAGTCCAGGGGTTCCTAAATATCATGGACAGGCATTTTTACAATAACGGTTTTGGCATTTTAGTTGTGTGTTTAGTTTACCAGTTGGGTTGAGGTGGAGACCACGAAATGACTGAACTGGTTTGATTGACATTGGCGATCCGATTGGTTGGTTCGTTCGACGGAATCTAAATGGGCGAATATATTGCCTTTATTGTTAACTCGGCAATATCCGCATAATACGTACCAACAAACTATAAGGTTGCTCCTCAGTGTCTTCTTCAGTTTTCAACCGACTGTTTATAGAAACAGGTTCGATGTTTAAGTCTCTCAAACAACATTCTAGACGATTCACCAAATCCGGACTTATGCGAACGGGATAAGAGGTCAACTGATCTTCAGCgctgaaaaatgaaaacaatttagtGTGCACTTCAACTCACTCAAATGACTCCGAAAACAACGTACGGTCTCACTCTTATGGAACCAGAAAATGCTTCAATCGCCTTCAAATGGTAAAGTTGACGAACCAGAGACAAAGCACACGATTTGCTTGCTATTTGTTTATTGGAACCACTTTCGCGGCCAGTAATGGTTCGATTCAATTGTTTGacgaagattttcatttccGCCATGAAACTCCTTGAAATGATGTTGACGATTAAAATGAGATAAAATTTCGTCTTGACGACTTACCCTGCTTACGAAATCAAccaaataataaaacaaaattcagaaGACCCGAGGAACAGTCTCGCCCAGTGGTTGACGCTCACGAAGTGCAGTGCTATCTCTGTTTGTCTCTCCTTTTATCGCTCTCAATTTTGATTCTGTTAAGATGAAAGTCAAATTATCACAAACCGACCAAATTTTCATGATAATTTCAACTTCTTCTTGATGTGGATCAATGACTGTAATCCTCAAAGCTttatgaaatttcgtttttactCTACATTTGCGTCAATAATCAGGCGGAAAACTTTCCACTGTTTACCGCACCTATATCTCCACATTTTACAATGGATAACGATCAACGACACATTTTTACtattttgtcatttatcaTCCTGTTGAGATAGCACAGCACTTCAGTTCCTCAGCCgaacaataatttttcttcctcagattttctgaatttctcaGATCGTGCACACAgattatggaaaatattaaaaaaaaagtcagtcGACGAAATACCTAGCATGGTCTGGACCCACTGGAGTGTATCGGTAGTCCGcttgaattttattcatttgcaTGAACTGATGCAATTTCGCTTTAGCATTTTCGATGGTCCAATTGCCATGGATTTGCGCTACAAAGATTTCAGTTGACTAACATCTTCAACCTTATGAAAGTGTATCCATACCATTCACATCCAACGATTCAGCTTCTTCCATTCGTAGATTTTGTTGGGCACGATCCAAGTAGCTTTGCGGTCTGAAGTCATCATTTTGATTCTGATATGGTCGGTAAGCTGTACCAAGATCTTGTGGACCGAATCCCTCCTATTTAGTCAGAGGAATTTATTAGATTTGTGAATTTATAAGAAACGAATGTGGTTGAAGACCTTGAACACTTGATTGTTTCGATTCACTCCCGATCCCATTAACGGCGGTATCGCTGGACCAGCTGCACTGTCAATGACATCACCGGGAACTTCAGATGCGTTTATGTTACCATTTCTGACCAGAAAACTGACAAAATCTCTTGCGGCATTCTTTTCGGCATCCTTTTTAACAGTTGAATTTCCAGCACCGACATAATTGAACCCAGCCACTCTTAATTCGCAGAGAAAACGTTGTCTATGCTTCGGCCCTAAGTGCCGTAAAATcgatatcgatattttgatgttTGGAGTTGGAAAGGGgatattttatcgaaaatattaCCGGTCGGTCGGCTCTCGAACTGCGGTTCTACCTTCGTTTTGTTGCACCACGTATGGAAATATGACTTGATGTCACTCATTTCAGTATTTTTTTGCTTATAGCAAAAATTATATCcaatttttcagtgaaacAATAATTAGTACGGTAAATACTTTACAATGCCGATATGTCAGTAGTTGTTGAGATGTGAGCATTCTAGTGTTGCCTGGGTGACTAGAAATTTAGTGATGTGAGCAGAAATCTCAAataagattttcaaaattattaacgTTTTGAATTGTGAAATGAAGGAAATATGCAAGAGATGCGAGTTGAAACCAAACAGTTTacttgaaataataaaattcaaagtgCTTTCTAATTGCATAATGGTGCTCATGATGCATAAATGATAACATTACACGTACACCACCAtgagaaacaaagaaaaagttttcgtttccTCTAATGCATGTACATAAACCATGTGAACGCAATCGCGTGTTTTAACAATATGCGTACATCTGATAACCCCCAAgaacatcaaaacaaaacccAAAGAAACTCAGTTTCATTAGTTTTATTCGGCTAAGCGCAAGTAAAGAAATcgttttcgacatttttcgtcAGTAATACAAGAGAAACCAATGCATAAAGTTGGAACAGCTTCAACAGCTTTCATCCATATATATCGGCTTTGATTAAATGTGTGTGACAGTTTCAGTTGTTTTTGTacggaaaaaagaaaaatgaatttgcaaagaagaagaagaagaagagtgATGTGATATAGCTGATTATTTTAAGTGACAATTTACGGTTATTGTTCTTTCATATCGGTGAACATTTTAATAGAATGAAAAGTTGAAGATAAGcgtcaaatcaaatcaaaggTAGTTGAAACAGATTAACAACACCAAAAGTACCGACAAAGCAAAGGAAAACGCGGGAAACTATGTGAATTATCGCTCGCTTGTTATTGTTGAATcaaagtcatattttcgaGAATCACTGAgagtgataaaaaaaaacgacatcTAAGATTTCGTGCGGGGAGATACTATTTTTAAAGGTTCGCAGttcattacaatttttcgTATCGCTACAAAAACCTATTCGCATCTATCACATCCGCACAGATTACTCCTATTGATGTAATTAATTGcttcaaattaatttgattattttcgtttccaACCTACATACAACGACGATTAATCTCCTAGCATTCATTCACTTTATTTACACTTCTTAAACAAAACACAACTTGAATGTGTAAGCCCATTTGGAGTTGCCGAAGAAATCTTTAGAGAGAACCACCTAAAGTGTGTATATATTTGAATGCATATAATGaacaaaaaagcattttaatttGCTTATTTCAACAGCGATATAACAGCTCACTGCTATAGCTATCTATATAGCTATACATGTTAGCCGAGTCATATGACCAAAATATCGCACACGTGATTCAAGCTTGTGTTAGTTAATGTTGTTGTACGTAATGTATTCAATGAATTAACGTTTTGTTTGCTTCATTTCAAGCGAATCTGAACAATAAATACCTATGTGATATACATGTCTGTATACACATATATTTACCACGAGTATATTTGATTCCAATTCGTgactttttttctctctaatatttgacaaatttatatttgtaCGAACATATCATCCTTGTATTTCTTTTGGCTTATTACGTTTCCTTAGCAATTGaatgtttaaagaaaaaagaaatatataCAACCAACAcaaatgtttgatttgttGAATGGACATTGGTGGTGCGTTCGCATATTATATTATACGTATACATTCATAACAAGCTGTAATAATATGTTTACATCGCGAAAAGTTAACCGATATTGTAACGAATAATTGGCGAAATCGTTTAGTTACTGCAGGAAGTTGGTTGAGAAAAGATTTGCACCGCTCGGATGGTATAGCGTATTTAGTTGTTCGCAAGTGagagcagttttttttttgttcatacgTACCGAAACAGTGTGAATGCGGGACCTATATTTCTTTTGCTTAATCGGTACAGACGGTACAGAGTTGgtttgaaaatctttttttaattttatctaaaataattttcgttggaaaattttttcaaagaagggaaaaaacatcaaattgtgtgatatgacaaaaatatttgcaataaaaaatttacaaaatataacaTTGGGTTATATATAagtgataaaacaaaaatacacCACGCAAGAGCACATGATGTGTTGTGAACGTGAACGGTGgatttattttgtgtattgTATTAATGTCGTATCAGTGTTGAGCTGTAATAATCAACAACAAGTTGCTAATAAGAAAACGcacaaatataaaaatggctctgttcaataaaatattttcatcacatAAGCGGAAAAGTACGAGTTCAACAGGCCGTCAACCCAATGCAGGGTAAGTCATAATATCCACATGCCTGAAACAGAACGAATCTTTCTCTTAATATAGTTAGAATGATGATAATGATTGACCGACATTGAAACACCTGTAGTTTGAATTGTATTTCATCTCCAAATATTATTGAATTTACATAAGTACTATAAGATATAATCGACGTAATCTATCAGCCCTTGTTTTATTGAGAGTTTTTGTCAGCTACTCAGACCGTCACAACCCTCATTTATAAGTCTAATTAGACGTGTTTTATTAACTGTATAActcgaaaataaaatccattacactGCGTACTTCGTACAAGTTTCTCAATCTTAAAATAGTTGATAATTAAagtatatttataaaatggtTCTATCGGTCTATGTGTTGCgctaatcattttttttttggttccaCTATGGTGACGATCGTTTTGATTTCGTCCGAATCTATTTATGAAGCATATTGCTACAATCTTCTACATtaagttaaataaaattatttcatcagaATATCCCTTAGATGCTTCACAATGAAACATCACAAACGTTTCTCGTTTGAAAAGTACCAACGGCATCAGAAGCTACGCAACGCAGTTACAGTTTCACTTCGTGAGCGATTCGTATTAGTAACAGTTTATCAGACGACCATTTCAACCAATAGCAATTCTTAATGGAGTGCTAAACGGAGTGTTAAAGATAGCTTTTGAACGTCTTAAGTCTCTATGTCGTACATCTCTCATTTTAATATATAGCACGAAAGTCTCATTTTAGTCAAAACTCGACAAATAGCAGGTGTAGAGAGCGAATCACATGATTTGCAGAACACAATTTATTGGAATTGATAATGTAAGAAATAAAAGACAGGTAGCTCTTTTTATCTTAATTGAACTTATAATTCATTTGACATTACTACCATACCTTGACAGAACTGGCAtattatgaaatattttctgtctaTCTAAACATGAAATCAGAAGGTGAACCTCAATCATCTGTTGATTTGAATATATCTGGCTAGGGCTCTTGAATATAGTAAtagtaaaacaaaagaattacaAGACATTACGTGATATTGAACCCAAAATACCTATCAAGTAGAATCTGAAGTGATATTAAGACATGACGTTTCTCTATTCTgtgatttacttgtgtttcacaaaatattttcgctatctcaaaacagatggcccgagtttctattccatttttttctttttaacgaAAAGAGGATATGACGTTTTTATCGAACTTTGGTGCCACGGCACATCCGATTAGGTACACCGTACACCTTGGGGTataatgtcaacagaaaaataattagattCTCACTCGAtggattttagaaaaatataatgTTAGCGTATAGCGCAAGGTTTCAGCACTTCAGAAAagtaattaatattttaatcgGTGCTACGCGATAAGAATTTGGAAAACTGTTTGCTTCGTAGCCTTTTTCCAAATTCTTATCTTGTTACGCGATACTGGGCCAATTGAATATTAATAACTGTTCAGGAGTCGTGAGATCATGCAAGCTGACATtatatttgactaaaatccgcccgtaaaaatttaattatttggcAATGGGTTACTGCTTGCTTCAAAAACGAAGTGACTGTAGAATGGAAACAGAGAAAAGTattagaaaattcatttcggaATATCACGCCAGTAGGTTGCCATCCGTTTGTCAAGtaaaaaagttaattaattagAAGTATGCAACTCCTTTAGTATGATTAACGTTTAGCGTATTTAATTTTAGTCACCATAATACaagaattcgaaaatattacgTCCATTACACATTTCAGCCAAATATACGACATCAATCTCGTTCCAATTTATACCTACATTCATCTACAACATTTATTTCAAAGCTGAACTCTATCAACTGTAGTCAGTACGTTGCGTATCACTATTTTCGTATGAAAtgtatttaattttgtattataaAACATTCGTCTACCGACTAACTATAAAGATATAGATACGCTATGGCTATATGTTATATGCAAACAGAGGAAAGCACGTGAGAATTACTcaccagattttttttttctcatagAATATTTATATTGAACGTCGTTATTTATATACGTGTATCTAGACTATGATGTATAAATgtattcaaaaatgaaaagtcgtTTTCGGCTTCGGTTAAGTATGAATGCAAAATCTTGAATGATTAAAGGTGATTTTAAACTATTTAACTAACTAAAGGTGATTTTATATTAAAGGTTAcgtttgtgtgtgtgtattaaTTTCATATATATAAATGTCCATTTCCATCAATATAGATGTTATTCAAGTTCAAAAGCTAGATATTTGCCACAGAAgttgtaaacaaataacttttcaataaataattatgtCTTTGTCGatgaaagttattttttaattgaattacatTAGATGAAGTCAGTCGAAACGCTAACATTAcagaaagaattttgtttttatcggCCAAATATCACAAAGGCATGTCATTATGATCAAATTGAGAACACGCTGTAGTTAGTGTATTTCAAAAGATCAACTTTACGTGCTAGCATGCGGAAGAGCGTACTTTACTTGACTAGTTGTAGCAGTGAAAATGCAATATTACCTCAAGCTAGCATATCCGACAAATGATAGATATGGTCAATTTTGTTTGCAGTTTGCCCATCCGAGCCAGAAAGTTAAAACGGCAATTAGAGGGCTCGTCATTTTATTATCTGTTTCGTTGACTGCactcaaaaacgtgaggtagGATTCTTACTTGTCCGTGATATAAACGTTACCAATTGTAAAGTTACTGGTTGAAAGTTACTCTTTTATCGATCCAGTAATTTCTCATTGCCACGATCAAGAAACGTACCAGTTCTTTTGGTTAACAAACATTTACCAATTGTTTTTCGAGTGAGATATCTTACACATTGCTTGCAAATTATTGTTTGGTTCACATTCTGCACGTTCTCCAAACCACATATCAGGCCacccaaaacaacaaatttagaAGCAGTCTTTTCGTAGCCCTCGCGTAATGTACGTAACATTTCTTGATTAGTTCCATTTAAAAGTATTTATGTCGAAACGTTAAAACATCAGCTGAGTAGAGGAAGGTATGTACGTTTCAAAGGGTATTGTAACTGTTACGGTGTTCCGAGCTATTCGAGTTTTTCCGCTACTTATTAAGTGTGAAAAATTACTGTTTCCTCTGTTTATCTACCATTAACATCGAACGCTTGTTGTTATAATTTATTCCCCTCGTGAATGTCTTTCCtaagttgaaacttttttaattattccgcttttgaaaaaattttccacaaattaGTATTCCACTTCGTTAATTTGGTTTCTTCCAAATATGTTCacatttaatgtaaaaattgtacgaaatgtttattgattACAGTTTTGTTTCTTTACTATTGCATGATATATGTACTATTGCAGGAAACTGAAGTCAGACATTTGCATCTTTGAGCTGAGATTAGCGAGTACTttcgaattaattttgctttgaATATCGGATTGATAtgaagatttaattttttgttgcagTGTCACAAATTTTGCATTTGATTGTGATTGTGAAAGGCTTCTGCTGTAATGTTTCGTTCGATTTCTCAATGTTGCCTATGAATAAACGAATACGACCTGATCACATCCGCCTTCCTCTCGTTACTATGAGACACACTTATGTCatcaaataatatttattaataaaGAACGTACTGTCGCTgtcattataaattttaatttgtcaaaataaatctcaaaaaatttccattgttGAAACTTGTCATTAGCGTCTTGTCGTCTATATTAGCTAAGTCACACCGCCTTACCTTTAGGTAGTGattatttcaacaacaaaaatgtgatgttCATTATTGACGTTAAGGTTTATGAACGCTTGTAATCAATTCGTGTGT comes from the Bradysia coprophila strain Holo2 unplaced genomic scaffold, BU_Bcop_v1 contig_358, whole genome shotgun sequence genome and includes:
- the LOC119081872 gene encoding dosage compensation regulator isoform X2, which gives rise to MAEMKIFVKQLNRTITGRESGSNKQIASKSCALSLVRQLYHLKAIEAFSGSIRVRPAEDQLTSYPVRISPDLVNRLECCLRDLNIEPVSINSRLKTEEDTEEQPYSLLIPSNEPTNRIANVNQTSSVISWSPPQPNWNPWTACNIDEGYLATATLEQLSDELLQISRDKIQSDNELIDRMKFRETLPVAAMKNEIMTLINDNSVVIVKGATGCGKTTQIAQYILEDYTNSGQGAWCNIAVTQPRRISAVSVSERIAVERNENIGESVGYSVRFESCLPRPFGSIMFCTIGVLLRKLEAGLRGVSHVIVDEIHERDVNSDFILVVLRDMVHTYPDLRVILMSATIDTSLFSEYFGKCPVVEIPGRAHPVTQLFLEDCIEMTKFVPSPESRKRKRDDESEMVGIETDGDQNLNKTILAGNYSNETKAAMAAMSESDVSFELIEALLLFIKQKNVPGAVLIFLPGWNLIFALMKHLQSGRFGGSEFRILPCHSQIPREDQRKVFEPVPPGVTKIILSTNIAETSITIDDIVYVIDICKARMKLFTSHNNMTSYATVWASKTNLEQRKGRAGRVRPGFCFTLCSRARFAKLEEHLTPEMFRTPLHELALSIKLLRLGAIGQFLSKAIEPPPLDAVIEAEVVLRDLKCLNENDDLSPLGKILARLPIEPRLGKMMVLGCIFLCGDALGAMAAYSGTFSEVFTLDLGQRRLSNHQKALGGTKHSDHVAMLVASHMWNRARDKGEDEEIRFCEWKGLQLPTMRVMFEAKRQLLDLLQQSGFPEETILNMHIDQNGSDPKLDMTLALLCMGLYPNVCYHKEKRKVLTTESKAALIHKTSVNCTNLAVTFPYPFFVFGEKIRTRAVSCKQMTMVAPIHLILFGSRKVEMIDQKTVRLDGWLNYEMDPYEASLIAALRPALENLIIMASESPEDILNLDEPFRNLIAVVEQLCVMDAGDHEIVRETGITPLSQRSAPRSFPSGQGGGKFGRGNGSGSFGGNYSGNFGGNNSGNFGGNNSGNNFRGGWSGGNSRGGGNNFGSNYGSRYGGRNNNGFRRRGGSFGGGFGS
- the LOC119081872 gene encoding dosage compensation regulator isoform X1 → MSDIKSYFHTWCNKTKVEPQFESRPTGPKHRQRFLCELRVAGFNYVGAGNSTVKKDAEKNAARDFVSFLVRNGNINASEVPGDVIDSAAGPAIPPLMGSGVNRNNQVFKEGFGPQDLGTAYRPYQNQNDDFRPQSYLDRAQQNLRMEEAESLDVNAQIHGNWTIENAKAKLHQFMQMNKIQADYRYTPVGPDHARSFMAEMKIFVKQLNRTITGRESGSNKQIASKSCALSLVRQLYHLKAIEAFSGSIRVRPAEDQLTSYPVRISPDLVNRLECCLRDLNIEPVSINSRLKTEEDTEEQPYSLLIPSNEPTNRIANVNQTSSVISWSPPQPNWNPWTACNIDEGYLATATLEQLSDELLQISRDKIQSDNELIDRMKFRETLPVAAMKNEIMTLINDNSVVIVKGATGCGKTTQIAQYILEDYTNSGQGAWCNIAVTQPRRISAVSVSERIAVERNENIGESVGYSVRFESCLPRPFGSIMFCTIGVLLRKLEAGLRGVSHVIVDEIHERDVNSDFILVVLRDMVHTYPDLRVILMSATIDTSLFSEYFGKCPVVEIPGRAHPVTQLFLEDCIEMTKFVPSPESRKRKRDDESEMVGIETDGDQNLNKTILAGNYSNETKAAMAAMSESDVSFELIEALLLFIKQKNVPGAVLIFLPGWNLIFALMKHLQSGRFGGSEFRILPCHSQIPREDQRKVFEPVPPGVTKIILSTNIAETSITIDDIVYVIDICKARMKLFTSHNNMTSYATVWASKTNLEQRKGRAGRVRPGFCFTLCSRARFAKLEEHLTPEMFRTPLHELALSIKLLRLGAIGQFLSKAIEPPPLDAVIEAEVVLRDLKCLNENDDLSPLGKILARLPIEPRLGKMMVLGCIFLCGDALGAMAAYSGTFSEVFTLDLGQRRLSNHQKALGGTKHSDHVAMLVASHMWNRARDKGEDEEIRFCEWKGLQLPTMRVMFEAKRQLLDLLQQSGFPEETILNMHIDQNGSDPKLDMTLALLCMGLYPNVCYHKEKRKVLTTESKAALIHKTSVNCTNLAVTFPYPFFVFGEKIRTRAVSCKQMTMVAPIHLILFGSRKVEMIDQKTVRLDGWLNYEMDPYEASLIAALRPALENLIIMASESPEDILNLDEPFRNLIAVVEQLCVMDAGDHEIVRETGITPLSQRSAPRSFPSGQGGGKFGRGNGSGSFGGNYSGNFGGNNSGNFGGNNSGNNFRGGWSGGNSRGGGNNFGSNYGSRYGGRNNNGFRRRGGSFGGGFGS